A genomic window from Flavobacterium hankyongi includes:
- a CDS encoding nitroreductase family protein, translating to MDFLELAQKRYTTKKYNANEKLSDEVITKLKNILQLSPSSINSQPWHFSFVFNPQIKEQLAEASYFNAPKVLESSCTVVFSAIDNLEKFEQQIEANLPEGAVGYYRQFLKPLPEHEVKAWLQHQVYLSLGYFLSACASLGIDSTSMEGIEKDKYKQILKLQDYQPLFAVAIGKRDENDANQPELKPKSRLLVDQIISEL from the coding sequence ATGGATTTTTTAGAATTAGCCCAAAAGCGTTATACGACCAAAAAATATAATGCCAATGAAAAATTATCGGATGAGGTTATTACTAAGTTGAAAAATATTTTACAGTTGTCTCCATCATCAATAAATAGTCAGCCATGGCATTTTAGTTTTGTATTCAATCCCCAGATAAAAGAACAGCTTGCAGAAGCCTCTTATTTTAATGCACCTAAAGTGTTGGAATCAAGTTGTACGGTAGTTTTTAGCGCTATTGATAATTTGGAGAAGTTTGAACAGCAAATTGAAGCGAATTTGCCAGAAGGAGCAGTAGGTTATTATCGTCAGTTTTTAAAACCATTACCAGAACACGAAGTTAAAGCTTGGTTGCAACATCAGGTGTACTTATCGTTGGGTTACTTTTTATCCGCTTGTGCTAGTTTAGGAATCGATTCGACATCTATGGAAGGTATTGAAAAAGACAAATACAAACAAATATTGAAATTACAAGATTACCAACCTTTGTTTGCTGTGGCTATTGGGAAACGTGATGAAAATGATGCGAACCAACCAGAATTGAAACCGAAATCAAGATTGCTTGTGGACCAAATTATTAGTGAATTATAA
- a CDS encoding PAS domain S-box protein, with amino-acid sequence MNSEKKATQFIAWFLSRPKASGCIVFFSMLLVLSLIVTFRYQAIKEAERYEMNNILSVVKKNIEQNLKNNYATLITLALSIDDSGQPKNFEEIAESLVSSYKNIDAVQLVPDGIIKMTYPLKGNEAATGLDILNNPLHRKAALKAIKSKAIYFSGPVELKQGGLGVVGRLPIFKKGKFWGFSAVIIRFNNFIKSTGIDTFGENNYYFQLSKVNPLTKKTEFFLSNKTDFSKKYYKTVDIPEGDWKLYIISKKENHFFDLLPISTIGFLLSLLCGLFIYTLLKRPSELQNLIEVQTKKLTKSEFLFKSIFENAGLGIFHTNTITGKFIDANDKICQLLGYTLEEIKEMDYISITHPVDIQQDLDYMEKLKNGEIKQFSMEKRYFHKNGDIIWVSITVSPLWEKNETPNHHIAIVEDISARKEAQDALLESKQKIKDLIDSIDGIVWEGDSIEPGITYISKKSEAILGYTPEEWTSDEMFWRNIIHPEDRDWVIEYSTNAAKYRKPFDQEYRMITKNGNTVWVRDLVSIYTVDEERIRYRGILIDITKSKQFEIDLNNSLKLVTEQNKRLLNFSHIVSHNLRSHTSNIQSLISLIEMSEDEKEQNELLGLLKSVSETLNKTMENLNEVVSIQTDINPIIEKLNLNKYITKTQEILHSQITKNNVIINNTITDDVHIQFNPAYLESVLLNFISNAIRYRHPERVPEIKLSYYTEDNYQILEIKDNGIGIDLKKNGKKLFGLYKTFTKNPESRGIGLFITKNQIDALNGKIEVESNLNEGTTFKIYFSHATKENLHH; translated from the coding sequence GTGAATTCTGAAAAAAAAGCAACTCAATTTATAGCTTGGTTTTTATCTCGACCAAAAGCATCGGGTTGCATCGTTTTCTTTTCAATGCTTTTAGTGTTAAGCTTAATTGTTACTTTTAGATATCAAGCTATAAAAGAAGCTGAGCGTTATGAAATGAACAACATTCTTAGTGTTGTCAAGAAAAATATTGAGCAAAACTTAAAAAACAATTATGCAACATTAATTACACTTGCATTATCCATAGATGATTCTGGACAACCTAAAAATTTTGAAGAAATTGCTGAAAGTCTTGTAAGCAGTTATAAAAACATAGATGCTGTCCAACTGGTTCCTGATGGAATAATTAAAATGACTTACCCTCTTAAAGGAAATGAAGCCGCTACTGGTTTAGACATTCTTAACAATCCACTACATAGAAAAGCTGCCTTAAAAGCCATTAAAAGTAAAGCTATATATTTTTCAGGTCCAGTAGAACTCAAACAAGGTGGTTTAGGAGTTGTGGGAAGACTCCCAATTTTTAAAAAAGGGAAATTTTGGGGATTTTCTGCGGTTATTATCCGATTTAACAATTTTATCAAATCAACTGGTATTGATACATTTGGTGAAAACAACTATTATTTCCAATTAAGCAAAGTAAATCCGTTAACTAAAAAAACAGAATTTTTTCTTTCCAACAAAACAGATTTTTCAAAAAAATACTATAAAACAGTAGACATTCCTGAAGGAGACTGGAAACTTTATATTATATCTAAAAAGGAAAATCATTTTTTTGACTTACTCCCAATATCTACCATAGGTTTTTTATTATCATTACTTTGCGGATTGTTTATTTACACCTTACTTAAACGCCCTTCTGAATTACAAAACCTCATCGAAGTACAAACTAAAAAACTTACTAAAAGTGAATTTTTATTTAAATCTATTTTCGAAAATGCTGGTTTAGGTATTTTTCACACCAATACTATTACTGGAAAATTTATAGATGCAAATGATAAAATTTGTCAGTTATTAGGTTATACTCTAGAAGAAATAAAGGAAATGGATTATATTTCCATTACCCATCCTGTTGACATACAACAGGATTTAGATTACATGGAAAAACTAAAAAATGGAGAAATTAAACAATTCTCTATGGAAAAAAGGTATTTTCATAAAAATGGAGACATCATATGGGTTTCGATAACTGTCTCTCCTTTATGGGAAAAAAATGAAACTCCCAATCATCATATTGCCATTGTTGAAGATATTTCAGCCAGAAAAGAAGCACAAGATGCATTACTAGAATCGAAGCAAAAAATAAAGGATTTAATTGACAGTATCGATGGTATTGTTTGGGAAGGAGATTCGATAGAACCAGGAATCACCTATATCAGTAAAAAATCGGAAGCCATATTGGGTTATACTCCTGAAGAATGGACTTCAGATGAAATGTTTTGGCGAAATATAATTCATCCAGAAGATCGTGATTGGGTTATTGAATACAGCACAAATGCAGCTAAATACAGAAAACCATTTGATCAAGAGTACCGAATGATAACAAAAAATGGTAATACTGTTTGGGTTCGTGACCTTGTAAGCATCTATACTGTCGATGAAGAAAGAATTCGTTACAGAGGGATTTTGATTGATATTACAAAATCGAAACAATTTGAAATTGATTTGAACAACTCTTTAAAGCTAGTTACTGAACAAAACAAACGATTACTTAACTTCTCGCATATTGTTTCACATAATCTACGTTCGCACACCAGTAATATTCAATCGCTTATTAGTTTGATTGAAATGAGCGAAGATGAGAAAGAACAAAATGAGCTACTCGGTCTATTAAAATCGGTTTCAGAAACTCTAAATAAAACCATGGAAAACTTGAACGAAGTGGTTTCTATTCAAACAGATATTAATCCAATCATTGAAAAATTAAATCTGAATAAATACATTACTAAAACACAAGAAATTTTACATAGTCAAATTACAAAAAATAATGTCATTATTAATAACACCATCACTGATGATGTTCATATACAATTTAATCCTGCTTATTTAGAAAGTGTTTTACTTAATTTTATTTCAAACGCTATTCGTTATAGACATCCAGAAAGAGTACCTGAAATTAAACTTTCTTATTATACTGAAGATAATTATCAAATTCTAGAAATTAAAGACAATGGAATAGGAATTGATTTAAAGAAAAATGGAAAAAAACTCTTTGGGTTATATAAAACCTTTACCAAAAATCCGGAATCAAGAGGAATTGGTTTATTTATTACAAAAAACCAAATAGATGCATTAAACGGAAAAATTGAAGTAGAAAGCAACTTAAACGAAGGAACAACCTTTAAAATATATTTTAGCCATGCCACAAAAGAAAATTTACATCATTGA
- a CDS encoding SsrA-binding protein — MYKILAKINKLILPSFTKQQLDIAKAKKWQMAIIGWRYYVTKRALEN, encoded by the coding sequence ATGTATAAAATCTTAGCTAAAATCAATAAGCTTATTTTACCTAGCTTTACAAAACAACAACTGGATATTGCAAAAGCAAAGAAATGGCAAATGGCAATTATAGGTTGGAGGTATTATGTAACTAAAAGAGCATTAGAGAATTAA
- a CDS encoding DUF1905 domain-containing protein, giving the protein MSNLIKYDFSAKIWQYNGPNGWHFVSLPQEISKEIRENLKWQEEGWGRLKATAKIGSVEWKTAIWFDTKQNTYLLPLKADIRKKCKLEKDQRISISILV; this is encoded by the coding sequence ATGTCCAATCTCATCAAATACGACTTCTCCGCAAAAATATGGCAATACAATGGCCCTAATGGCTGGCATTTCGTGTCATTACCGCAAGAGATTTCAAAAGAAATACGTGAAAATCTAAAATGGCAAGAAGAAGGTTGGGGACGTTTAAAAGCGACTGCAAAAATTGGATCTGTAGAATGGAAAACCGCTATTTGGTTTGACACCAAACAAAACACCTATCTCCTACCCTTAAAAGCTGACATCAGAAAAAAATGTAAGCTGGAAAAAGACCAAAGAATATCTATTAGTATTTTAGTGTAA
- a CDS encoding response regulator — MPQKKIYIIDDDPIYKLVTKKLIEKTKLFSQTKEFSNGSEAYEYFESTEDIPEVILLDLEMPEMDGWEFLTEFCRLEKQLNKESTIYIASSSIAIEDKEKAKNFKCVKAFLSKPINLEKLETIACQD, encoded by the coding sequence ATGCCACAAAAGAAAATTTACATCATTGACGACGACCCCATTTATAAATTAGTTACCAAAAAACTAATTGAAAAGACCAAATTATTTAGTCAAACCAAAGAATTTTCTAATGGCAGTGAAGCCTATGAGTATTTTGAAAGCACCGAAGATATTCCTGAAGTAATTCTTTTGGATCTTGAAATGCCCGAAATGGATGGTTGGGAGTTCTTAACAGAATTTTGCAGATTAGAAAAGCAACTCAATAAAGAAAGTACCATTTACATAGCTAGTTCATCTATTGCCATTGAAGACAAAGAAAAAGCCAAAAATTTTAAGTGTGTGAAAGCATTTTTGAGCAAACCCATTAATCTTGAAAAATTAGAGACTATTGCCTGTCAGGATTAA
- a CDS encoding BlaI/MecI/CopY family transcriptional regulator, which translates to MQKLTNKEEEIMQILWRLKKAFVKEVMAEITEETPHYNTLSTIIRNLEDKGYVGHNAFGNTHQYYPIITIEEYRKRFMKNAIENYFNSSYKNLVSFFAEEDKISAKELREILEIIEKKE; encoded by the coding sequence ATGCAAAAGTTAACTAATAAAGAAGAAGAAATCATGCAAATCTTATGGAGGCTAAAAAAAGCTTTCGTAAAAGAAGTCATGGCTGAGATTACCGAAGAAACCCCACATTACAATACACTTTCAACTATAATCAGAAATTTGGAGGATAAAGGCTATGTAGGACACAATGCTTTTGGAAATACACATCAGTACTACCCTATTATAACTATCGAAGAATACAGAAAACGTTTTATGAAAAACGCCATCGAAAATTACTTCAATAGTTCATATAAAAATTTAGTTTCATTTTTTGCTGAAGAAGACAAAATATCAGCAAAAGAACTACGAGAAATTTTAGAGATAATAGAAAAAAAGGAATAG
- a CDS encoding nuclear transport factor 2 family protein, whose translation MKAFRFIVYIFITTILLSCSTKKNTYKLTKNYIPDDPALYDTIINLDKAFFDAYNNCDKNLNTYSSFYSDSIEFFHDNGGFMNSKQEIVAGTKKYVCGKVTRELVKGSIEVYPIKDYGAIEIGLHKFHNKEEPNNIAKVGRFTIIWKKENNEWKITKVISLH comes from the coding sequence ATGAAAGCTTTCAGATTCATAGTTTACATTTTCATCACAACAATTTTATTAAGTTGTTCAACCAAAAAGAACACTTATAAACTTACAAAAAATTATATCCCCGATGATCCTGCACTATATGATACCATCATCAATTTAGATAAGGCTTTTTTTGATGCGTATAATAATTGTGACAAAAATCTGAACACTTACAGTTCATTTTATTCCGATTCTATAGAGTTTTTTCATGATAATGGTGGTTTTATGAATTCGAAACAAGAAATTGTCGCTGGAACAAAAAAATATGTTTGTGGAAAAGTAACAAGAGAACTTGTTAAAGGAAGTATTGAAGTCTATCCAATAAAAGATTATGGAGCCATAGAAATTGGATTACACAAATTTCACAATAAAGAGGAACCAAATAATATTGCTAAAGTTGGAAGATTTACTATTATCTGGAAAAAAGAAAATAATGAATGGAAAATTACAAAAGTTATTAGTTTACATTAA
- a CDS encoding winged helix-turn-helix transcriptional regulator produces MYKIDDKKFPCSTSLAMKYIGGKWKAVILIHLYSKKRYNELRKELPMVTERTLSLQLKELENDGLISRTVYTSKPPLKVEYELTNLGKTLIPLLNAMAEWGKFIGEKHLKVKTEPCVI; encoded by the coding sequence ATGTATAAAATAGACGATAAAAAGTTTCCTTGTAGCACGAGTCTTGCCATGAAATATATAGGAGGCAAATGGAAAGCGGTAATTTTGATCCATCTGTATTCTAAAAAGAGATACAATGAATTACGCAAAGAATTACCTATGGTCACAGAAAGAACGTTAAGCCTACAACTAAAAGAACTGGAAAACGACGGATTAATTTCAAGGACTGTTTATACTAGCAAACCACCACTTAAAGTAGAATATGAATTAACAAATCTTGGCAAAACACTTATTCCGTTATTAAACGCGATGGCTGAATGGGGTAAATTCATAGGCGAAAAACATTTAAAAGTAAAAACAGAACCTTGTGTTATTTAG
- a CDS encoding ABC transporter permease — protein MNFKLIFSIALHLMRSRLKQTVIAGVGVTFGIAMFITLVSFMYGMNDLLDGLIINRTPHVRLYNEIKPSENQPVNLAKEHKNDVNFINSIKPKDRGKSIYNAKAIIQSLKQDNRVFDVAPKITTPVFFNSGTIEISGVANGIDVLIEEKLFKLNDYMVEGKIEDLRQNNSIVIGKGLSDKMLLKVGDIIKITTPKGNLASMKIVGIIQIGIAEIDDVTSYTSLTMAQKLLGAPKNYITDIQVKIHDLNLAPVLAKEYRNKYNVDTIDFQTTNSQFETGTTIRSIISYAVGIVLLIVAGFGIYNILNMMIFEKMDSIAILKATGFSGNDVKWIFIILSMVIGICGGVLGLIFGYIFSNIIDVIPFNTAALPTVKTFPVNYNPLFYIIGITFAIITTFIAGLFPALKASKVDPVEIIRGK, from the coding sequence ATGAATTTTAAATTAATCTTTTCCATTGCTTTGCATTTAATGCGTTCACGATTAAAACAAACTGTAATCGCTGGGGTAGGAGTGACTTTTGGAATAGCGATGTTCATTACTTTGGTAAGTTTTATGTACGGAATGAATGATTTACTTGACGGATTAATTATCAACAGAACACCGCACGTAAGACTTTATAACGAAATAAAACCTTCTGAAAATCAGCCTGTAAATTTGGCAAAAGAGCACAAAAATGATGTCAATTTTATCAATTCAATTAAACCAAAAGACAGAGGAAAATCGATTTATAATGCCAAAGCAATTATTCAAAGTTTAAAACAAGACAATAGGGTTTTTGATGTGGCACCTAAAATTACAACTCCCGTTTTTTTTAATTCCGGGACTATTGAAATATCTGGTGTCGCCAATGGTATCGATGTTTTAATCGAGGAAAAGTTATTCAAACTTAATGATTACATGGTGGAAGGGAAAATTGAAGATCTTCGCCAAAATAATAGTATTGTTATAGGGAAGGGCTTGTCTGATAAAATGCTTTTAAAAGTTGGTGATATTATCAAAATAACTACACCAAAAGGCAATTTAGCTTCTATGAAGATTGTTGGTATTATTCAAATAGGTATAGCAGAAATTGACGATGTTACAAGTTATACTTCGTTAACTATGGCTCAAAAATTGTTGGGAGCACCTAAAAATTACATTACAGATATTCAGGTAAAAATTCATGATTTGAATTTAGCCCCAGTTTTAGCCAAAGAATACAGAAACAAATACAATGTCGATACGATTGATTTTCAAACCACAAATTCACAATTCGAAACTGGAACGACTATACGAAGTATCATTTCATATGCTGTGGGAATTGTTTTGTTGATTGTGGCAGGATTTGGTATTTACAACATTCTTAATATGATGATTTTTGAAAAAATGGATAGCATCGCGATTTTAAAAGCGACAGGTTTTTCAGGGAATGACGTAAAATGGATTTTTATAATATTGTCGATGGTAATTGGTATTTGCGGAGGTGTTTTAGGACTTATTTTTGGTTATATTTTTTCGAATATTATTGATGTAATTCCTTTTAATACAGCAGCTCTGCCAACGGTAAAAACGTTTCCGGTAAATTACAATCCGTTGTTTTATATCATAGGAATCACTTTTGCTATAATAACCACTTTTATTGCAGGTTTGTTTCCCGCCCTAAAAGCGAGTAAAGTTGATCCAGTAGAAATTATTAGAGGAAAGTAA
- a CDS encoding M56 family metallopeptidase: MENIFIYFLKASALIVVYFTAYHFLLRKETFFNTNRWFLLAGLFTSAILPLFFIKKTIWIEKQKVSIDDLIQYSKTQITPKTESFTINWDQILIASYIVISAFLLAKVITNLVSLAKLLHNKEVIKKDKFSLVDLNEDIAPFSFFNYIVFNSDYYTNDELRSILLHEKVHSEEKHSIDIIIAKIFCIVFWFNPFMWLYKKAIIQNLEYIADQKACLQIEDKKVYQKALLKVVSHQNCLSITNHFYQSLIKKRIVMLNKNQSHKRNSWKYAVVIPALVSFFILFQVKVIAQERENKIVEKQVDKKVVSIVIDKNSSDNDIKKNTEMLKSEHDVNLKVSKVKRNSQGEITSIKVEYKDNKGNNGSMQSQSDTPIEPIHFYKESSNDGNNRIGFGKPRMELRRSHAIKRLAEVNKDFDEDELGKKIEKEVEEGLSKSFAWSFSDDDTDGKSIERKIVVRKRGKNGNPEVIINGEKLDIPFADLEKMDKDFDGKFEFKSDDNGPFIFKFNDEEIMRFTPEDIERIKSDALESAKEMEISKIHMKKMKERMEKMRPEMEKMREKMQYDREERNIDMQKAREEMLKAKEEMLKAREEMKKAKEEMEKAKSEMKTRKA, from the coding sequence ATGGAAAATATTTTCATATACTTTTTGAAAGCTAGTGCATTAATTGTAGTATATTTTACAGCTTACCACTTCTTATTAAGAAAAGAAACATTTTTTAATACAAATAGATGGTTTTTACTAGCAGGACTTTTTACATCTGCAATTCTTCCTTTATTTTTCATTAAAAAGACTATTTGGATAGAAAAACAAAAAGTTTCAATAGATGATTTGATTCAATACAGTAAGACACAAATTACTCCTAAAACTGAATCTTTCACAATAAATTGGGACCAAATTCTAATTGCATCTTATATAGTTATTTCAGCATTTTTATTGGCAAAAGTGATTACAAACTTAGTGTCCTTAGCAAAATTATTACATAACAAAGAGGTAATCAAAAAAGATAAGTTTTCATTAGTAGATTTAAACGAAGATATTGCTCCTTTTTCATTTTTCAATTACATTGTATTTAACTCTGATTATTATACAAATGATGAGTTAAGAAGTATTCTACTTCATGAAAAGGTTCACAGCGAAGAAAAACATTCGATAGACATAATAATTGCAAAAATTTTCTGTATCGTTTTTTGGTTTAATCCATTCATGTGGCTATACAAAAAAGCAATCATCCAAAATTTAGAATATATAGCTGATCAAAAAGCCTGTTTGCAAATTGAAGACAAAAAAGTATATCAAAAAGCCCTATTAAAAGTAGTTTCTCATCAAAATTGCTTATCAATCACAAATCATTTTTATCAATCATTAATCAAAAAACGAATAGTTATGTTAAACAAAAATCAATCCCACAAAAGAAATTCATGGAAATACGCAGTGGTAATTCCAGCACTTGTATCCTTTTTTATTTTATTTCAAGTAAAAGTTATTGCACAGGAACGCGAAAATAAAATTGTTGAAAAACAAGTAGATAAAAAAGTTGTATCCATTGTAATTGATAAAAACTCATCAGACAATGACATTAAAAAAAATACAGAAATGCTTAAAAGCGAGCACGATGTAAATTTAAAAGTCTCTAAAGTAAAGAGAAATTCACAAGGTGAAATCACTAGCATTAAAGTAGAATACAAAGACAATAAAGGAAACAATGGTTCTATGCAATCACAAAGTGATACTCCTATCGAACCAATTCATTTTTATAAAGAATCCAGTAATGATGGAAACAATAGAATTGGTTTTGGTAAACCTAGAATGGAATTAAGAAGATCTCACGCAATTAAACGTCTAGCTGAAGTTAACAAAGATTTTGACGAAGATGAACTAGGAAAAAAAATAGAAAAAGAAGTTGAAGAAGGCTTAAGTAAATCATTTGCATGGAGTTTTTCTGATGATGATACTGACGGAAAATCTATTGAGAGAAAAATTGTTGTTAGAAAAAGAGGAAAAAATGGTAATCCCGAAGTTATTATTAATGGTGAAAAATTAGACATTCCTTTTGCTGATTTAGAAAAAATGGATAAAGATTTTGATGGAAAATTTGAGTTCAAATCAGATGACAACGGGCCATTCATTTTCAAATTCAACGACGAAGAAATAATGCGTTTTACCCCGGAAGATATCGAAAGAATAAAAAGCGATGCTCTGGAAAGCGCTAAAGAAATGGAAATTTCAAAAATTCACATGAAAAAAATGAAAGAACGTATGGAGAAAATGCGTCCTGAAATGGAGAAGATGAGAGAAAAAATGCAATATGACAGAGAGGAACGCAATATAGACATGCAAAAAGCACGTGAAGAAATGCTAAAAGCGAAAGAAGAAATGTTAAAGGCTCGTGAAGAAATGAAGAAAGCCAAAGAAGAAATGGAAAAAGCAAAATCTGAAATGAAAACCAGAAAAGCTTAA
- a CDS encoding pentapeptide repeat-containing protein — protein MTADFIYDKEFNHITYSKYEITQKEFENCVFNYCDFTDCNFTGTLFVDCTFNHCNFKETKIGHVGLRGVQFNDCDFTAVNFAMTDQKIYEFHFTNCLLDYSMFYKLKLKRMQFTNCSMVSVDFMESDLTEALFDNCNLRLAVFSDTDLTKADLYSSHNFSIHPVKNKIKKAIFSQENVKGLLEHFEVIIK, from the coding sequence ATGACTGCCGATTTTATTTACGATAAAGAATTTAATCACATTACATACTCAAAATACGAAATCACACAAAAAGAATTTGAAAATTGTGTTTTTAACTATTGTGACTTTACCGACTGTAATTTTACTGGAACCCTTTTTGTAGATTGTACATTTAACCATTGCAATTTTAAAGAAACTAAAATTGGTCATGTAGGCCTCCGTGGCGTACAATTTAACGATTGTGATTTTACAGCCGTAAATTTTGCCATGACCGATCAAAAAATATACGAGTTCCACTTTACCAATTGTCTTTTAGACTACTCTATGTTTTACAAGCTAAAACTAAAAAGAATGCAGTTTACCAATTGCAGTATGGTTTCGGTCGATTTCATGGAAAGTGATTTAACCGAAGCTTTGTTTGACAATTGTAATTTACGCCTAGCCGTTTTCTCGGACACCGATTTAACCAAAGCTGATCTTTACAGCAGTCACAACTTCTCTATACATCCTGTAAAAAATAAAATCAAGAAAGCTATTTTCTCACAAGAAAACGTAAAAGGATTATTAGAACATTTTGAAGTAATCATTAAATAA
- a CDS encoding ABC transporter ATP-binding protein, giving the protein MSNIVLETKKLTKYFEDPVRMQVLKEINLTIEHGEFVSIVGKSGCGKSTLLYLLSTMDTDYEGQILMDEQLITGKTDKELAQIRNENIGFVFQFHYLLNEFNVLRNVMLPGLKLGKLSEEEIEQNAMEYLRTLDMHEHALKMPNQLSGGQKQRVAIARALINKPLIIMGDEPTGNLDKKNSDIVFDIFNQLTKEYKQTLLIVTHDPDFANRTHRIITMEDGKIKV; this is encoded by the coding sequence ATGAGCAATATTGTTTTAGAAACCAAAAAACTGACCAAATATTTTGAAGACCCTGTCCGTATGCAGGTTCTCAAAGAAATTAACCTTACTATAGAACACGGTGAGTTTGTGTCTATCGTAGGGAAATCAGGTTGCGGTAAATCGACTTTATTGTATTTGCTTTCTACAATGGATACGGATTATGAAGGACAAATTTTGATGGACGAGCAACTTATTACAGGCAAAACCGATAAGGAGTTGGCTCAAATACGTAATGAGAACATAGGTTTTGTGTTTCAGTTTCATTATTTGCTTAATGAGTTTAATGTTTTGCGTAATGTAATGCTTCCAGGTCTCAAATTAGGAAAACTTTCTGAAGAAGAAATCGAGCAAAATGCTATGGAATACCTTCGCACACTTGATATGCACGAACATGCTTTAAAAATGCCCAATCAGTTAAGCGGCGGACAAAAACAGCGTGTAGCCATTGCTCGAGCGCTTATAAATAAACCATTGATTATAATGGGAGATGAGCCAACAGGTAATCTTGATAAGAAGAACAGTGATATTGTGTTTGATATTTTTAACCAACTCACAAAAGAATACAAACAAACGTTGCTAATTGTAACTCATGATCCAGATTTTGCCAATAGAACCCACCGAATTATTACGATGGAAGATGGCAAGATTAAAGTTTAA